A genomic window from Bdellovibrio sp. SKB1291214 includes:
- a CDS encoding tetratricopeptide repeat protein, translating into MRTTKAVKSVLLSIMLAAPMATMAQAGKDELDSLKKALEQFKTGKYEQAIPTFRSIADSKTEMEEYARYYLSQSYLKTSKLDEAYKELETIQKLSPNVKMTIDVQSVMGQIALEKKNYKQAAEIFNKLEKRTRNTESYPEVIYNLAAAEQGLGKRALMCKWLVKLYEKHPGYSKVADWGVDLATSKFEGKETACATSTEDFRTRVRYLLFAGLDSRAQTEINVMKTNLAKVDKYLADKLQVQFYMQEGELGKAVDLLKPYYEEKKRDFDYLILFASASARAGEVQLAVGSYYSAYKLNPRSKTGRQALYQSAFLSYQFQDYDGAARRFQEFMKLYPTSGLSKDAKWHLAWLKYLKGDYTGAFKAFSEMQNEKHRNKRGWKTFPNDRVNYWMAMSLFRQGKMTEARNKMTSLAKDPLLGYYSIAAQARLKKMEVLPLQKVATTNLPTTPRMIARFSAGEFLMPNVDDVSFR; encoded by the coding sequence ATGCGGACCACTAAAGCAGTAAAATCTGTTTTGCTATCTATTATGTTAGCGGCGCCAATGGCGACGATGGCTCAAGCCGGTAAGGATGAGCTGGATTCTCTAAAAAAAGCTCTGGAACAATTTAAAACAGGTAAATACGAACAGGCGATTCCCACGTTCCGATCCATCGCTGATAGTAAAACTGAAATGGAAGAGTATGCGCGTTATTATCTTTCGCAATCATACCTTAAAACTTCCAAATTGGATGAAGCTTATAAAGAGCTAGAAACAATTCAAAAACTTTCTCCTAATGTGAAAATGACAATCGACGTACAAAGCGTGATGGGTCAAATCGCACTCGAGAAAAAGAACTATAAGCAAGCGGCTGAGATTTTCAATAAACTTGAAAAACGCACCCGCAATACAGAATCTTATCCTGAAGTGATTTACAATCTTGCAGCGGCAGAGCAGGGCCTTGGTAAGCGCGCGTTGATGTGTAAATGGTTGGTAAAGCTTTATGAAAAACACCCCGGCTATTCTAAAGTAGCTGACTGGGGAGTTGACTTGGCGACAAGTAAATTCGAAGGCAAAGAAACGGCTTGTGCTACCAGTACTGAAGATTTCCGCACGCGCGTAAGATATCTGCTGTTCGCAGGTCTTGATTCCCGCGCACAAACTGAAATCAATGTGATGAAAACCAACCTTGCGAAAGTCGATAAGTATCTTGCCGACAAGCTGCAAGTGCAGTTTTACATGCAAGAAGGCGAGCTGGGCAAAGCTGTCGATTTGCTAAAGCCATATTATGAAGAGAAAAAACGCGACTTTGACTATCTGATCCTTTTTGCATCAGCATCCGCTCGTGCGGGTGAAGTGCAATTGGCCGTGGGCTCCTACTATTCTGCTTATAAATTAAATCCTCGTTCAAAAACAGGGCGTCAGGCTTTGTACCAATCGGCATTCTTAAGTTACCAGTTCCAAGATTACGATGGTGCGGCTCGCAGATTTCAAGAGTTCATGAAACTTTACCCGACGTCGGGTCTTTCTAAAGACGCGAAATGGCATTTGGCGTGGCTGAAATACTTAAAAGGTGATTACACGGGCGCCTTCAAAGCTTTCTCGGAAATGCAAAATGAAAAACACCGTAATAAACGTGGTTGGAAGACTTTCCCGAATGACCGTGTCAATTACTGGATGGCGATGAGCTTGTTCCGCCAAGGTAAGATGACGGAGGCTCGTAATAAAATGACGAGTTTGGCGAAAGATCCGCTTCTTGGTTATTATTCGATCGCTGCACAGGCCCGTTTGAAAAAGATGGAAGTGTTGCCACTGCAAAAAGTCGCAACAACCAACTTGCCAACAACTCCACGTATGATCGCTCGTTTTTCTGCGGGCGAGTTCTTAATGCCGAATGTGGATGACGTGAGCTTCCGTTAA
- a CDS encoding M17 family metallopeptidase, with the protein MAKKKATASKASTKLQIRSWIETFDIGKELKSKNELTGFVYFLGSDDSNTLNNLVEEHALAWQMDSIKKNEKEFTHFVGLQGPVWILRPKGKNSVGHDGLLDEAGYTWARDQFGALVAQFKSQQIKALRIEFVGTEKAQELGALVGLDMAPYNYRQFVDGKHLADMPKVALVKNSDSFDKDLIREASIRARAVTLARHLVNMPPNDLNPRSYSEMASKKIAWGKNLTVTIWDEKKLASEKMGLHLSVGQGAMNGSRMVHLKYRPTKKSGLKPVAFVGKGITFDTGGLDIKPSSAMRLMKKDMGGSAAVVGLALWASESQYPGPLDFYLALAENSVDANSFRPGDIITARNGMKVEIDNTDAEGRLVLADVLDVACTQKGNDVPEFVIDVATLTGAIKVGLGAEIAGLFSNDDDLANELTKAGQRAGDLNWRMPLFERYWSDMSSPFADCKNSGGGFGGAITAALFLQKFVGGKKWAHLDIYAWADRASGAIGSSGGSGQAVQCLIEFLESRV; encoded by the coding sequence GTGGCAAAAAAGAAGGCGACAGCGTCAAAAGCTTCCACAAAGCTTCAAATCCGTTCATGGATTGAAACATTTGATATCGGTAAGGAACTTAAATCTAAGAATGAATTGACGGGATTCGTCTATTTCTTGGGTTCTGATGACTCCAACACACTTAATAACTTGGTAGAGGAACATGCCCTTGCGTGGCAGATGGACTCTATCAAAAAGAACGAAAAAGAGTTCACTCATTTCGTCGGCCTTCAAGGTCCGGTTTGGATTTTGCGCCCGAAAGGTAAAAACTCCGTCGGTCACGATGGTTTGTTGGACGAGGCCGGTTATACATGGGCCCGCGATCAATTCGGTGCTTTAGTTGCTCAGTTCAAGTCTCAGCAGATCAAAGCATTGCGCATTGAATTCGTGGGTACGGAAAAAGCACAAGAGCTTGGCGCTTTGGTTGGTTTGGATATGGCGCCGTACAACTATCGCCAGTTTGTTGACGGAAAACATTTGGCAGATATGCCAAAAGTCGCACTCGTTAAAAATTCTGACTCTTTTGATAAGGACTTGATTAGAGAAGCTTCGATCCGTGCTCGCGCGGTGACATTGGCTCGTCATTTGGTGAATATGCCACCGAATGATTTGAATCCAAGATCGTATTCAGAAATGGCTTCCAAGAAAATTGCTTGGGGCAAAAATTTGACGGTGACTATCTGGGATGAAAAGAAATTGGCATCTGAAAAAATGGGCCTTCACTTGTCCGTAGGGCAAGGTGCGATGAATGGTTCACGCATGGTTCATTTGAAATACCGTCCTACGAAAAAATCGGGCTTAAAACCTGTAGCCTTCGTTGGTAAAGGGATCACTTTCGATACGGGTGGCTTAGATATCAAGCCTTCATCGGCAATGCGCTTGATGAAAAAAGACATGGGCGGTTCTGCCGCTGTTGTGGGTTTGGCATTGTGGGCTTCTGAATCCCAATACCCAGGTCCATTGGATTTTTATCTGGCATTGGCTGAAAATTCTGTGGATGCAAATTCGTTCCGTCCAGGGGACATCATCACCGCACGCAATGGAATGAAAGTTGAAATCGATAATACAGACGCCGAAGGCCGTTTGGTGTTGGCTGATGTTCTTGACGTTGCTTGCACGCAAAAGGGCAACGACGTTCCAGAATTCGTGATCGACGTCGCAACTCTAACGGGTGCTATTAAGGTTGGTTTGGGCGCAGAGATCGCGGGTCTATTTTCAAACGATGACGACTTAGCGAACGAACTGACAAAAGCAGGTCAAAGAGCAGGGGACCTCAACTGGCGCATGCCACTGTTCGAAAGATATTGGAGTGATATGTCATCACCATTTGCTGACTGCAAAAACTCCGGCGGCGGTTTCGGTGGAGCAATCACAGCAGCCTTGTTCCTACAAAAATTCGTAGGCGGCAAGAAATGGGCGCACCTAGACATCTATGCGTGGGCCGACCGCGCAAGCGGCGCCATCGGCAGCAGCGGCGGCTCCGGCCAAGCAGTCCAATGCTTGATCGAATTCCTAGAATCCCGCGTTTAA
- a CDS encoding GNAT family N-acetyltransferase, with amino-acid sequence MKSTTVPLFKKTERLILRPLDIHDYENWAQAYSSMRPPQNQWDEANWIESELTKPKFKGMLKSELHHRAEDRVYRFGVFRRDDGMLLGEVFIGKILRHTLQTGIIGYRIFNNFWKQGYATEACAAALQIAFKDLRLHRIEAHVEPTNKASIKVAKRIGLKKEGISPKKIFDDGKWRDMINFAATCEDYGIKYKFPPKSK; translated from the coding sequence ATGAAATCGACTACTGTGCCACTGTTTAAAAAAACTGAACGCCTTATTCTTCGTCCCTTAGATATTCATGACTATGAAAACTGGGCACAGGCTTATTCAAGTATGCGTCCTCCCCAAAACCAGTGGGATGAAGCGAATTGGATCGAATCCGAACTAACAAAACCCAAATTCAAGGGGATGCTTAAATCAGAACTCCACCATAGAGCTGAAGATCGCGTATATCGCTTTGGTGTTTTCCGCAGAGATGATGGCATGTTGTTGGGAGAAGTCTTTATCGGAAAAATTCTCCGACATACTCTTCAAACTGGAATCATAGGATATCGCATTTTCAATAATTTTTGGAAACAAGGATATGCGACTGAAGCATGTGCAGCTGCCTTGCAGATTGCATTCAAAGATCTAAGACTTCACCGCATTGAAGCACATGTCGAGCCCACGAATAAAGCATCCATCAAAGTCGCAAAACGCATCGGCTTAAAAAAAGAAGGCATCAGTCCTAAGAAAATTTTTGATGATGGAAAATGGCGGGATATGATTAATTTCGCGGCGACCTGCGAAGATTACGGAATTAAGTATAAATTTCCACCAAAGTCGAAATAA
- a CDS encoding endonuclease/exonuclease/phosphatase family protein: MTWTETTNLKFCLLNAENLFLLFDEPPTAEVLKYNERQWQGQSISIYENKSLKKCEDIAKCLLEVNADIIMLCEVGGFESLKNFNHLFMNDAYSPCLIEGNSDRNIDVGFLIRKGLPFYFDLLSNKSRPINYLYPHERLSLAEGYQVKGGKVTTSHKFSRDVVELRLFKQDKEKPFMIILLTHLKSRLDPERIDPNGFERRQAELRTLLEIYRELEEKNPQIPIMVAGDFNGNAAVLNTDEEFKDIYTSTGLKDVFEVANLSTEQRATFYQVKSNARTEGRQIDFAFLSPIMQTLLKPNSAKAFRYKDEFGSERGIPQTMEAKMRIPSDHYPIVFEIENIVLR, from the coding sequence ATGACGTGGACAGAGACCACAAACCTTAAATTTTGCTTACTCAATGCAGAGAATCTGTTTCTGCTGTTTGATGAGCCACCCACGGCCGAGGTCCTCAAGTATAATGAGCGTCAATGGCAGGGCCAATCCATTTCAATTTATGAGAATAAGTCTTTAAAGAAGTGCGAGGATATCGCGAAATGCCTGCTCGAAGTGAACGCAGACATTATTATGCTGTGCGAAGTCGGCGGTTTTGAGTCCCTAAAAAACTTCAACCACCTCTTTATGAACGACGCGTATTCGCCATGTTTGATTGAGGGAAATTCTGATCGCAATATCGATGTCGGCTTTTTGATTCGCAAGGGCTTGCCGTTTTACTTTGATCTTTTGTCCAACAAGTCGCGCCCCATTAATTACCTTTATCCCCACGAACGCTTGAGCTTGGCCGAGGGGTATCAAGTCAAGGGTGGCAAGGTGACAACCAGCCACAAGTTTTCCCGCGACGTGGTGGAATTACGTTTATTTAAGCAAGACAAAGAAAAACCTTTCATGATCATCTTGCTGACTCACTTAAAATCACGTTTAGATCCTGAACGCATCGATCCAAACGGTTTCGAACGTCGCCAAGCAGAACTTCGTACACTTTTAGAAATCTATCGAGAACTCGAAGAGAAAAACCCCCAGATACCGATTATGGTGGCGGGGGACTTTAATGGAAACGCGGCGGTTTTAAACACTGACGAAGAGTTTAAGGACATATACACCTCGACAGGACTTAAAGATGTTTTTGAAGTGGCGAACCTAAGCACTGAACAGCGCGCCACTTTTTACCAGGTAAAAAGCAATGCCCGAACCGAAGGTCGTCAAATCGATTTCGCTTTCCTGTCACCGATTATGCAAACCTTATTGAAACCCAATTCTGCAAAAGCGTTCCGCTACAAAGACGAATTTGGCAGTGAACGCGGGATTCCACAAACCATGGAAGCTAAAATGCGTATCCCTTCGGATCACTATCCCATCGTGTTCGAAATCGAGAATATTGTTTTGCGCTAA
- a CDS encoding prepilin-type N-terminal cleavage/methylation domain-containing protein — translation MKNHLSSNKGFTLVEVLVATGLVALISLVMTTVMVKMQKDVTIYSAKSGVESMRSAVRMNAINGASILRSAALTENKTLSACLSGTACSTKKDKFTLIDALGAQLAGDNVFYDLQGKSCSTWSATCPLKITSEMQLVCASTATTGMTGAKATTPVASCARADAMNVFVQIEYHQDLSKLKGVELRPINDTVTVALSSYYNTTLTSSLTTNQVSSDLVCEEGSYMTGVDTNGKVQCQKVTVYVGSNSSGGGGNDRGGGNGNGGGHGSNSSSGNSSGSAGTGSCSR, via the coding sequence ATGAAAAACCACTTATCAAGTAACAAAGGTTTTACATTGGTAGAGGTTTTGGTCGCGACAGGTCTGGTTGCACTGATTTCGTTAGTTATGACGACGGTGATGGTGAAAATGCAAAAAGACGTGACAATCTATTCTGCAAAAAGTGGCGTTGAATCCATGCGTAGTGCCGTGCGGATGAATGCCATCAACGGTGCTTCGATTCTTAGAAGTGCAGCTTTGACAGAAAATAAAACGTTGAGTGCTTGCCTAAGTGGCACCGCTTGTTCCACAAAAAAGGACAAATTTACGTTGATCGATGCCTTGGGAGCGCAGCTCGCTGGGGATAACGTGTTCTATGACCTGCAAGGTAAATCTTGTTCAACATGGTCGGCGACTTGTCCTTTGAAAATCACTTCAGAGATGCAACTTGTGTGTGCGTCTACTGCTACGACAGGGATGACGGGGGCAAAGGCTACAACGCCGGTTGCAAGCTGTGCTCGAGCGGATGCAATGAATGTCTTCGTGCAGATTGAATATCACCAAGATCTTTCGAAATTAAAAGGTGTGGAACTTCGCCCTATCAACGACACAGTTACCGTGGCTTTAAGTAGTTACTACAATACGACGTTAACAAGCTCATTGACGACGAATCAAGTAAGCTCGGATCTTGTCTGCGAAGAAGGCTCGTACATGACGGGTGTTGATACCAACGGTAAAGTTCAGTGTCAGAAAGTTACAGTCTACGTCGGTTCCAATAGCAGCGGCGGCGGAGGTAATGATCGCGGCGGCGGTAATGGTAATGGTGGTGGCCACGGATCAAACAGCTCGTCCGGTAATAGCAGCGGTAGTGCGGGTACAGGTTCCTGCAGCAGATAG
- the radA gene encoding DNA repair protein RadA yields the protein MAKSKNKTVYTCQNCGAQRPRWEGKCSDCGAWNSFVEELQLAEPVTRGWSTGAASSAGSVEKASNPGKPISLDQSLEAIKLDRFNTGFEELNRVLGGGLARGSFVLLGGSPGIGKSTLLLQMAGGLADNKRKVLYISGEESVAQTGSRAHRLGIRSPLIEVGAESNLHNVMELARHKKPDVLVVDSIQTMYLSDLQAAPGSVSQVRECAGHLMGLAKNDGIAVILIGHVTKDGAIAGPKVLEHMVDCVLSFDGDTSYDFRLLRTLKNRFGAAHELGVFQMNGKGLEEVLNPSELFLEERGDQLIGSAVFASMEGTRPLLCEVQALTLSTNMAMPRRTSLGIDVNRLHLLTAVLDRHLDVRLAHNDIFVNVVGGLKLVEPAADLAVAAAILSTEGRRDLDAKTVFFGEIGLTGEVRGVSFVESRIKEADKLGFQHFVIPFSNKRHLADLKISADKKISYIKNVKDLSRII from the coding sequence ATGGCAAAATCGAAAAATAAAACTGTCTATACCTGTCAAAATTGCGGAGCCCAGCGACCTCGCTGGGAAGGAAAGTGTTCAGACTGCGGCGCCTGGAATTCTTTCGTCGAGGAATTGCAGCTGGCGGAACCTGTAACCAGAGGATGGTCTACTGGTGCAGCGAGTTCGGCGGGAAGTGTCGAAAAAGCGAGCAATCCTGGTAAACCGATTTCTCTGGACCAAAGCCTCGAAGCGATCAAACTGGATCGTTTCAATACAGGATTCGAAGAGTTGAACCGCGTTTTGGGCGGCGGTTTGGCCCGTGGAAGCTTCGTGTTATTAGGTGGATCACCGGGGATTGGTAAATCGACTTTGCTTCTGCAAATGGCCGGGGGCCTTGCAGATAATAAGCGCAAGGTTCTTTATATTTCGGGCGAGGAATCCGTCGCACAAACAGGTTCCCGTGCACATCGCTTGGGAATTCGTTCACCCCTGATCGAGGTGGGAGCAGAAAGCAACCTTCACAATGTGATGGAACTTGCTCGTCATAAAAAACCTGATGTCTTGGTCGTCGACTCGATTCAGACAATGTATCTATCAGATCTTCAAGCAGCTCCTGGTTCTGTTTCCCAAGTGCGCGAATGCGCTGGGCACTTAATGGGACTTGCAAAAAATGACGGTATTGCCGTGATTCTGATCGGTCACGTCACAAAAGACGGTGCCATCGCCGGTCCAAAAGTTTTGGAACACATGGTGGACTGCGTGCTTTCATTCGATGGCGATACTTCTTACGACTTCCGTTTGCTAAGAACTCTGAAAAATCGCTTTGGCGCTGCCCACGAACTTGGCGTATTCCAAATGAATGGAAAAGGTTTGGAAGAGGTTTTGAATCCTTCTGAATTGTTCCTGGAAGAGCGCGGAGATCAACTGATCGGCTCTGCGGTTTTCGCATCTATGGAGGGCACACGTCCCCTCTTGTGTGAAGTTCAGGCTTTGACTCTTTCAACGAACATGGCAATGCCTCGTCGTACTTCGCTGGGTATTGATGTCAATCGTCTGCATCTTTTAACGGCGGTTTTGGATCGCCATTTGGATGTGCGTTTAGCTCACAACGATATTTTCGTAAATGTCGTAGGTGGCTTAAAGTTAGTGGAACCAGCCGCCGATTTGGCCGTGGCTGCTGCCATTTTATCAACAGAGGGTCGTCGCGATCTTGACGCTAAGACAGTTTTCTTTGGGGAAATCGGTCTGACGGGAGAGGTCCGTGGTGTTTCCTTTGTTGAAAGTCGCATTAAGGAAGCAGATAAACTTGGTTTCCAGCACTTTGTGATTCCGTTTTCCAATAAAAGACACTTGGCGGATTTGAAAATTTCTGCGGATAAGAAAATTTCCTATATCAAGAACGTCAAAGATCTTAGTAGAATAATTTAA
- a CDS encoding Nramp family divalent metal transporter: MNVEVPQRKFWQYIGPGVLVAVGYMDPGNWATDLEAGSRFGFNLLCVILFSSIAAMLLQSICVRVGVVTGKDLAELCRDQYRPWIKNILWVLAEIAIIATDIAEVLGTALAFNMILGVSVETGVLLTAFNMVFVFILQGKGMRRLEALVLGFVLIILFCFVAQVFYSAPPLMEVLKGYVPRPTSLNSAHAWYVAIGIMGATVMPHNLYLHTAVVQSRVMKSNEAELSYSIRMITWEVILSLSIAFFINSAILIVSASAFHLNNYLDITEIQDAYKLLSPLLGASAASLLFAIALFAAGQSSTITGAIAGQVILEGFMHFHMPVWLRRAIARVLAIIPAWFGVHYMGEHAVGKLLVGTQVILSLQLPFAVVPLLMFAGSKDLMKNWALSRKFKTAGWAICTVIIAANVYMLIRLFQES, encoded by the coding sequence ATGAACGTGGAAGTCCCTCAAAGAAAATTTTGGCAGTATATCGGTCCCGGAGTTTTAGTCGCCGTGGGTTATATGGACCCAGGCAATTGGGCGACAGACCTAGAGGCGGGCTCCAGATTTGGATTCAACCTTCTTTGTGTTATTTTATTTTCATCCATTGCAGCGATGCTATTGCAGTCCATCTGCGTTCGCGTTGGAGTCGTTACCGGAAAGGATCTGGCAGAACTTTGCCGTGATCAATATCGTCCCTGGATTAAAAATATCTTATGGGTCTTAGCGGAAATCGCAATCATCGCGACTGACATTGCCGAGGTTTTGGGAACTGCTCTTGCCTTCAATATGATATTGGGAGTCTCGGTTGAAACGGGGGTCCTGCTAACCGCGTTTAACATGGTCTTTGTCTTTATATTACAAGGCAAGGGCATGCGGCGTTTGGAAGCGCTGGTTTTAGGATTTGTTCTAATTATATTATTTTGCTTCGTGGCCCAGGTGTTTTATAGCGCGCCTCCATTGATGGAAGTCCTTAAAGGTTATGTTCCCAGACCGACCTCTTTGAATTCTGCCCACGCCTGGTATGTGGCGATTGGTATTATGGGAGCCACCGTGATGCCACATAACCTTTATTTGCACACGGCCGTGGTGCAAAGCCGGGTGATGAAAAGTAACGAGGCCGAACTTTCGTATTCAATTCGCATGATCACTTGGGAAGTGATCTTAAGTTTGAGTATTGCCTTTTTTATCAACTCGGCGATCCTGATTGTTTCCGCTTCGGCATTTCACTTGAACAACTACCTGGATATCACAGAGATCCAAGATGCCTACAAACTGCTAAGCCCACTTTTGGGCGCCAGCGCCGCAAGCCTGCTTTTTGCGATTGCTTTGTTTGCTGCTGGTCAAAGTTCCACAATCACCGGCGCTATTGCGGGCCAGGTGATTCTTGAAGGCTTTATGCATTTTCATATGCCAGTGTGGCTTCGTCGCGCGATCGCCCGTGTTCTGGCGATCATCCCCGCGTGGTTCGGTGTGCATTATATGGGCGAACACGCTGTCGGAAAACTGTTGGTGGGTACGCAAGTTATTTTAAGTTTGCAGCTTCCTTTTGCCGTCGTGCCATTACTGATGTTCGCCGGTTCTAAAGACCTTATGAAAAATTGGGCCCTGTCACGAAAGTTTAAAACAGCGGGCTGGGCAATTTGCACTGTTATCATCGCAGCAAATGTCTATATGCTGATTCGACTTTTCCAGGAATCTTGA
- a CDS encoding SGNH/GDSL hydrolase family protein, whose protein sequence is MKKYLITTILFFISSSGFAINTVFVGDSHAYGQFGNEIDSYLRKVSKNVTTIASCGSSPSTWMAEDTSKATNCGYWRKDVKNKELRVKDHMGDSFAKEVKALHPDLTVIALGTNMLGSPSTVQNEKQYIKAMLDTVKKNNSECIWIGPPAASKDPYKLNLAQGVKEIKELAEKSDCAFIDSTTLTQNPSGQSDGIHFSDQDSKKWGAKVVAKMRKLPQVSRAREKSVQPVMDPSESDAADASNIR, encoded by the coding sequence ATGAAAAAGTACTTAATCACCACCATTTTATTTTTTATCAGCTCATCAGGGTTCGCCATCAATACTGTCTTTGTCGGGGATTCCCACGCCTATGGGCAGTTCGGCAACGAGATCGATTCTTATCTAAGAAAGGTCTCAAAAAATGTCACAACAATTGCAAGTTGTGGATCGTCTCCGTCGACATGGATGGCAGAGGATACTTCGAAAGCAACCAACTGTGGTTACTGGAGAAAAGATGTTAAAAACAAAGAGCTGCGTGTGAAAGATCACATGGGAGACTCTTTTGCTAAGGAAGTGAAGGCTTTGCATCCTGATTTGACGGTGATTGCGTTAGGTACAAATATGTTAGGAAGTCCTTCGACCGTTCAGAATGAAAAACAGTACATTAAAGCCATGCTGGACACTGTTAAGAAAAATAACAGCGAGTGTATTTGGATCGGTCCTCCTGCTGCAAGTAAGGATCCCTATAAACTAAATCTGGCCCAGGGAGTGAAGGAAATTAAAGAGCTGGCAGAAAAGTCGGACTGTGCATTCATTGATAGCACGACACTGACTCAAAATCCCTCGGGACAAAGCGATGGCATTCATTTCAGCGATCAAGATTCCAAGAAGTGGGGGGCAAAAGTCGTTGCGAAAATGCGCAAGCTTCCACAGGTAAGTCGTGCTCGTGAAAAATCGGTCCAACCTGTAATGGATCCCAGTGAATCAGACGCAGCGGACGCCAGTAATATTCGCTAA
- a CDS encoding Crp/Fnr family transcriptional regulator: protein MSALEQLHKLEYKAGEFIFFQGDIEKHFYIIETGTVKICTLDRSGKEVEINTITDGESFGEFALLDNAPRSASAKCMTDVVVVQVSEEGFQELLNDLPVWANCMLKSFVSRLKKMMDDQKDQNA from the coding sequence ATGTCAGCACTCGAGCAGCTTCACAAGTTAGAATACAAAGCGGGCGAATTCATTTTCTTTCAGGGTGATATCGAAAAGCATTTCTATATCATCGAAACCGGCACCGTTAAAATCTGCACACTGGATCGTTCGGGTAAAGAAGTCGAGATCAATACAATCACAGACGGTGAATCCTTTGGGGAGTTTGCCTTACTCGACAATGCTCCCCGCTCGGCGTCTGCGAAATGCATGACAGACGTGGTGGTGGTTCAAGTCTCTGAGGAAGGCTTTCAAGAGCTTTTGAATGACCTTCCGGTGTGGGCAAATTGCATGCTTAAGTCTTTTGTGTCTCGTCTTAAAAAAATGATGGACGATCAAAAAGACCAAAACGCTTAG
- a CDS encoding DUF883 family protein gives MAQPATYSQAKSTASDAVSKLQTGYKEIQGRAREAIDTSSDFVADHPVSSVLGACAVGFVAGMLIRSRRW, from the coding sequence ATGGCCCAACCAGCAACATACTCTCAGGCGAAATCTACAGCCTCTGATGCAGTTTCAAAACTGCAAACTGGCTATAAAGAAATTCAAGGAAGAGCTCGCGAAGCGATCGACACCTCTTCTGATTTCGTAGCTGATCACCCCGTCAGTTCCGTACTTGGCGCTTGCGCCGTCGGATTTGTGGCAGGAATGTTGATCCGCTCACGCCGCTGGTAA
- a CDS encoding flagellar brake protein: MNQLGQNIFKKVPVSEKKFLFRELAHDKVQISVKGDDDSFFNLIAMQTERDEDLLCHHTSNSKMFDKNQSVVVNFMFKNERYFFRTDLVFSTGWAHLRIDGDLFQLQRRANARIDLPQKYDAVFNLMQHNSHKFFIDCKILDVSAGGLRIAMANDIPAFKEGDTVRGTMRLGIRRPIEFDLEVRFAQNKDGIQIAGMQFKNIDTRMESRLLSLMVDLQREIFIKYPSHK; encoded by the coding sequence ATGAATCAATTGGGTCAAAACATCTTTAAAAAGGTTCCCGTGTCGGAAAAGAAATTTCTTTTCCGCGAGCTTGCTCATGACAAAGTCCAAATCTCTGTCAAAGGGGACGATGATTCGTTTTTTAATTTGATTGCTATGCAAACCGAGCGCGACGAGGACCTGCTTTGTCATCACACTTCGAACTCTAAGATGTTCGATAAGAATCAGTCTGTCGTCGTGAATTTTATGTTCAAAAATGAACGCTATTTTTTTAGAACTGACTTGGTGTTTTCCACAGGCTGGGCCCATTTAAGAATTGATGGGGATTTGTTTCAACTTCAAAGACGCGCAAATGCGCGGATTGATCTTCCCCAAAAGTACGATGCGGTTTTCAATCTCATGCAGCACAATTCCCATAAGTTTTTCATCGACTGCAAAATATTGGATGTCAGTGCTGGCGGGTTAAGAATCGCGATGGCAAATGACATCCCAGCTTTCAAGGAGGGCGACACTGTGCGTGGCACGATGCGCTTGGGTATTCGCCGTCCCATCGAGTTCGATCTCGAAGTTCGGTTCGCTCAAAACAAAGATGGGATTCAAATTGCAGGGATGCAGTTTAAAAATATCGACACTCGCATGGAAAGTCGTCTGCTGAGTTTAATGGTTGATCTCCAGCGAGAGATTTTCATTAAGTATCCGTCACATAAATAA
- the apaG gene encoding Co2+/Mg2+ efflux protein ApaG: MSMQKSIVPEFKISAKVVYVPSESNPEKGYHFFAYKISITNQGSAPAQLMSRHWVITDAMGKKEEVRGPGVIGMQPKIQPGQTFEYDSACPLNTTTGSMQGRYHMVTEDGQSFSVDIPEFYLVAPNSLH, translated from the coding sequence ATGAGTATGCAGAAGTCGATCGTTCCAGAATTCAAAATTTCAGCCAAGGTGGTTTATGTCCCTTCCGAATCAAACCCGGAAAAGGGCTATCACTTCTTTGCTTACAAAATTTCGATCACGAACCAAGGCTCTGCTCCAGCCCAATTGATGAGCCGCCACTGGGTCATTACCGATGCCATGGGAAAAAAAGAAGAAGTCCGTGGCCCTGGTGTTATCGGCATGCAGCCCAAAATTCAACCTGGTCAAACCTTTGAATACGACAGCGCTTGCCCTTTAAATACCACAACAGGCAGCATGCAGGGGCGTTATCACATGGTCACCGAAGATGGCCAAAGCTTCTCCGTGGACATACCAGAGTTTTATCTTGTTGCCCCGAACTCCCTGCACTAG